A genome region from Magnolia sinica isolate HGM2019 chromosome 8, MsV1, whole genome shotgun sequence includes the following:
- the LOC131254180 gene encoding uncharacterized protein LOC131254180 produces MAENITLSQEILCHLNKRVRGGNIVVKLDMEKAYDRVKWSFLKKILGRFGFSSPWVKLVERCWSNYRFSVLINGESAGFSKSTRGLRSLPASRASSIQRALGMSRASSNLRYLGVLVGVWRRKIANFQPLIDKVDSKIRGWQSRCLSQAGKATLLQNVLSSILVHTLAAILVHSRVLKALERRFTDFFWGWTDGRKKLH; encoded by the exons ATGGCTGAAAATATTACGCTTTCCCAGGAAATTTTGTGCCACTTAAACAAAAGAGTGCGAGGCGGGAATATTGTGGTTAAGCTGGACATGGAGAAGGCATATGATAGAGTCAAGTGGTCCTTCCTAAAGAAAATTCTGGGGAGGTTTGGCTTCTCGAGCCCGTGGGTGAAGCTAGTGGAGCGTTGCTGGTCCAATTACAGGTTTTCGGTGCTGATTAATGGAGAATCTGCGGGTTTCTCCAAGTCCACTAGAGGCCTCAG GAGTCTTCCTGCCTCTAGGGCCTCCTCTATTCAGCGGGCTCTTGGGATGTCGAGAGCCTCTTCTAATTTGAGGTACCTGGGGGTGCTGGTTggagtatggagaaggaagataGCAAATTTCCAGCCATTGATAGACAAGGTGGATAGTAAGATCAGAGGGTGGCAATCCAGATGCCTTTCCCAAGCGGGCAAGGCTACGCTTCTGCAAAATGTGCTGAGTAGTATTCTGGTTCACACGTTAGCAGCAATCCTGGTTCACTCTAGGGTGTTAAAGGCTCTAGAAAGAAGGTTCACAGATTTCTTTTGGGGTTGGACTGATGGTAGGAAGAAGCTACATTAG
- the LOC131254181 gene encoding uncharacterized protein LOC131254181, with the protein MEIAVLSASLSCEINGSSLAGLVIITATLQIAIRIVIMLSVIKAVIQPPLFTTDEPTSKWKMPSASLIFGIKTAISLSVTLPPLQAPFILLFVYVKCERIQWRPLWEEMAAMVRAIQGPWVISRDFNSVVEVVERSQRTQDLGSSREFVEAINNAGLLDAGFFRSCFTWCNNQHGPARVWARLDRILMNGLWNSSFPNFQVEHLSRSNFDHAPLLLVLPKQTFVGPKPFHFQRLWLLYESFQLAVQKAWESKSLLDPMVNLLVKLQKVKNSLKVWKKEVFGDIFVQVKEAKSTVEDIEEKLLSIHDSPMDES; encoded by the exons ATGGAAATAGCAGTGCTATCAGCCAGCCTATCCTGCGAGATCAACGGAAGCAGCCTTGCGGGGCTTGTGATCATAACAGCCACCTTGCAGATTGCGATTAGGATAGTCATCATGTTGTCCGTGATCAAAGCAGTCATCCAGCCACCCCTGTTCACGACAGACGAGCCAACAAGCAAGTGGAAAATGCCATCAGCCAGCCTTATATTCGGGATCAAAACA GCCATCTCGCTCTCAGTTACATTACCCCCGCTTCAAGCTCCGTTTATCCTCTTGTTTGTTTATGTTAAATGTGAGAGGATTCAGTGGAGACCTCTTTGGGAGGAGATGGCAGCGATGGTCAGAGctattcagggcccatgggtcatCAGCAGAGACTTCAATTCAGTTGTTGAAGTGGTGGAAAGGAGTCAGAGAACTCAGGATTTGGGCAGCTCTAGGGAGTTCGTTGAAGCCATTAATAATGCAGGGTTGCTCGATGCAGGATTTTTTAGGAGTTGCTTCACCTGGTGTAACAACCAGCATGGCCCTGCTAGGGTGTGGGCTAGGTTGGACAGGATTCTTATGAATGGCTTATGGAACTCCTCCTTCCCTAACTTCCAGGTGGAACACCTTTCACGCTCCAACTTCGATCATGCCCCACTTTTGTTGGTTCTCCCTAAGCAGACTTTTGTGGGACCCAAGCCATTTCATTTCCAAAGGTTGTGGCTCTTATATGAGTCATTTCAGCTAGCTGTCCAAAAAGCCTGGGAGTCTAAGAGTTTGCTGGACCCCATGGTGAACCTTTTGGTTAAGCTTCAAAAGGTAAAGAATTCCCTTAAAGTCTGGAAAAAAGAAGTGTTTGGAGACATATTTGTTCAGGTCAAAGAGGCGAAAAGTACTGTCGAAGATATTGAAGAGAAGCTTCTGTCTATTCATGACTCCCCGATGGATGAGAGTTAG